The window TTGGTTATTTTGACTGTTCACTTTATCGCGGCCTTGAGCCTCCGCTTCATAGCCGGGTCCGGCATTCCCTTTAACACTAGCCGCGCTTACGGCTGCTCTCGACGGATTCTTTCCTCGTTTTACCATGAAAATCACCTCCATGTTTTAGGTTAACCTGTTCTTATAAAATCATTTAATAGGGATATTTTTTCTAATTTTCCGGAATGTTTGTCTGAAATTTCAATATATTTTATAAGTAAAATAAATCATTCATCAGGAGACATCCATCCTCGAAATAAAGCAATATAGACTCTAAAAAGGAGGGTAACAAAATGCTTTCATCTATCCGTAAAGCGGCTGTTCTCGGGTCTGGTGTTATGGGCTCGGGAATTGCTGCCCACCTGGCCAATATCGGGATTCCGACCCTGCTGCTTGATATTGTGCCAGAGCAATTAACAGAAACTGAAAAAGCAAAGGGCTTAACGCTTGGAGATAAACAGGTACGGAACCGCATCAGTGAACAAGCGCTGCAAAGGCTCCTCAAGCAAAAGCCGGCACCGTTAACGACCTCGAAGAACCTTTCGCTTATAGAGGCTGGTAATTTAGAGGATGATTTGCCCCGTCTTGCAGAGGTTGATTGGATCATTGAGGTGGTGGTTGAAAATCTTGATATTAAGAAGCGGCTCTTTACAAAGGTTGATCAATACCGAAGACCTGGGAGCATCATTAGCTCAAATACATCCGGTATTTCCGTCGAAGCAATGGCAGAAGGGCGATCTGAAGATTTTAGAAAGCATTTTCTCGGCACCCATTTTTTTAACCCGCCCCGCTATTTAAAGCTTTTAGAGGTGATTCCGACACAGGATACGGACCCACAGGTCGTTTCTTTTATGAAGCAATTGGGCGAAGAGGTGCTCGGTAAAGGTGTCGTGATGGCCAAGGATACACCAAACTTTATTGCCAACCGGATTGGAACATATGGTTTGCTTGTAACCGTGAAGGAAATGCTGAAAGGCGGCTACAGCGTCGGGGAAGTTGATTCGGTTACAGGTCCGTTGATAGGACGGCCGAAAAGTGCTACCTTCCGAACCCTTGATGTCGTGGGACTTGACACCTTTATTCATGTCGCTCATAACGTATACCAGCAAACTGAAGGTGAGGAGAAGGAAGTTTTTGACATTCCTGTGTTCATGGAAGACATGCTGGAAAAGGGATGGTTAGGAAGCAAAGCTGGCCAGGGCTTTTTCTTGAAAAAGGGAAAGGAAATTCTTGAATTAGACCCAGCCACAATGGAATATGGACCGCGTAAAAAGCTGATAACTGCAGCGGTAGAACAGAGCAGACAGGAAAAAAGCAAGACTAAAAAAATGAAAACGCTTCTATATAGTGAGGACCGTGCCGGCAAGCTGCTATGGAACATCATTCTTCCGGTTCTTGTTTATTCAGCTGATAAGCTTGGAGAAATTGCCGAAACAATTGTCTCCATCGATCAGGCCATGAAATGGGGCTTCGGCTGGGAGCAGGGGCCGTTCGAGCTATGGGATAGCATCGGACTAGAGGAATCACTGCAAAAGCTTGAGGCAGCGGATATCAGCATCCCTCAGGTCGTGAAGCAAATGCTTGAAAAAGGCTTTACCTCCTTTTACCGAGAGGAGAACGGCAAGGATTATTACTATCATAACGGAGAGTACCGATTAATGGAGGAGAATCCGAAAATCCTTAATCTGGCAAAAATCAAAAACCAACAGGGTGTCATCAAACAGAATAGCGGTGCTAGCTTGATCGATATAGGTGATGGTGTGGCGCTCTTGGAATTCCACTCGAAAAGTAATGCCATTGGACCTGATATCTTACAAATGATTCAGTACGCAGTGGACGAAGTGGAGCAGAACTATAAGGGGCTTGTCATTGGGAATCAGGGCAAGAATTACTGTGTCGGTGCCAATTTAGCGATGATACTTATGGAAGCGCAGGATGATGCTATATTTGAACTCGATTGGATTATCTCATCCTTTCAACAAACGATGATGAAAATAAAATATAGCACAAAGCCCGTTGTTGTAGCACCGTTTGCTATGACGCTAGGAGGCGGAGCAGAGGTGTGCCTTCCAGCAGCTCGTATTCAGGCTTCGCTGGAAACCTATATCGGCTTAGTGGAAACGGGTGTCGGTCTGATTCCGGGTGGCGGTGGTAACAAAGAGCTCTATCTAAAGCATTTGCAGGCCATTCCGGAAGGGGTCGACATGGACCTGCAAAAGATCGCCAATCAGGTGTTTGAAACGATTGCCCTTGCGAAGGTTTCATCCTCTGGTACGGAGGCGCGAGAAATGCGCTTTTTAAACCGTGATGATGGGATTAGTGTCAATGGAGATTATCTTCTTTATGATGCCAAGCAGGCCGTGCTGTCATTATATGAAAAGGGCTATAAACCGCCGCGTAAAGAGAAGATTCCTGTTGTCGGAGAAACCGGCTATGCCACTCTGTTATTAGGCGCACGGGCAATGAAAGCCTCCGGCTATATATCTGATTATGATTTGAAAATAGCCCAAAAGCTTGCCTTTGTGATTGCGGGTGGAAGAGTACCGTATGGAACAAAGGTAGAGGAGGAATATTTACTGCAACTGGAAAAAGAAGCATTCCTAAGCCTTGTGACGGAAAAGAAATCTCAGGAACGGATGCAGCATATGCTTTTAAAGGGTAAGCCGCTACGAAATTAACAGAAGCGATACAGAATGGCAAGGAATGAATTAGGTGATTTAGTTTCGAAGGGAAAGGAGCCTATTAAATGAGAGAAGCGGTTATCGTTAGCGGAGCCCGTACTCCCGTTGGGAAAGCGAAAAAAGGTACGCTTGCGGCCTTTCGTCCGGATGATCTTGGGGCCATCGCTGTAAAAGAAACCTTAAAGCGGGCCGGCGGCTATGAAGGGAATATTGATGATTTGATTATTGGCTGTGCGATGCCTGAGGCAGAGCAGGGCATGAATATGGCTCGCAATATCGGAGCCTTAGCAGGGCTGCCCCATACGGTTCCTGCCATTACCATCAACCGTTATTGCTCCTCAGGATTGCAGTCGATTGCCTATGGGGCCGAGAGGATTATGCTAGGGAGTGCCGATACGATTATTGCTGGCGGAGCTGAATCGATGAGCCTTGTCCCGATGATGGGGCATGTCGTGCGTCCGAACGTCAGGCTAGCGGAGGAAGCGCCAGAGTATTATATGAGCATGGGTCATACCGCAGAGGAAGTGGCAAAAAGATTCGCTATTTCGCGTGATGAGCAGGACCAGTTTGCTGTCCGCAGCCATCAAAAGGCAGCGAGAGCGGTTGTTGAAGGGAAATTTGTTGAGGAAATTGTTTCTGTCGACGTTCCTGTTCGTTCCATCGGAAAGGATAATAAATTGCAGGAAAAGGTCATAAGCTTTCGTGAGGATGAAGGGGTTCGTAAGGATACAAACCTAGCCTCATTGGCGAAGCTACGAACCTCGTTTTCTGTTAATGGTACGGTAACGGCCGGAAATAGCTCACAAATGAGTGACGGGGCGGCTGCGGTGATGGTGATGGATCGTGAAAAGGCGAAGTCAGTCGGTCTCCAGCCCATTGCGAAGCTGAGAGCCTTTGCTGTGGGTGGAGTTCCGCCGGAAATCATGGGAATTGGACCTGTTGCTGCTGTCCCAAAGGCCTTGAAGCTAGCGGGCTTAGAGCTTTCGGATATTGGCTTAATCGAATTAAATGAGGCCTTTGCCTCCCAATCGATTCAAGTCATCCGTGAGCTTGGTTTGGACGAGGAAAAAGTCAATGTGAATGGCGGTGCGATTGCCTTAGGACATCCGCTTGGCTGTACCGGAACGAAGCTGACCCTGACGCTTTTGCATGAAATGAAACGAAGACAGGTGCAGTTTGGCATTGTAACGATGTGTATTGGAGGTGGTATGGGGGCGGCCGGTATTTTTGAATTAGTATAAGAAAGGAGAAGGATGCATGGCTAACAAAACGAACCGAGTGCCAAAGGGTGGAAGTTTTTTAATAGATGATGTTTCCTGTGAGCAGGTATTTACGCCTGAGGATTATAGTGATGAGCATAAGCTGATTGCCAAAACAACAGAAGAGTTTGTGACGAATAGCGTTCTCCCACAGGTTGAGCAGATCGAAAATCATGAATTTGACCGCTCTGTCAAGTTATTAAAGGAAGCGGGAGAGCTGGGGCTATTGGCTGCAGATGTACCAGAGGATTATGGCGGCTTAGGGCTTGATAAGGTAAGCTCTGCCTTGATCGCAGAAAAAATGTCCAGGGCGGGCGCCTTTTCAATCACACATGGAGCCCATGTTGGGATTGGAACGCTGCCGATTGTCTTGTTTGGCAATGAAAAGCAAAAGCAAACGTACTTACCACCATTAGCCTCAGGAGAAAAAATTGCTGCCTATGCCCTGACAGAGCCTGGTTCAGGTTCAGATGCACTCGGTGCTAAAACAAGTGCTAAGCTGAATCCTGAAGGAACCCATTATCTATTAAACGGCGAAAAACAATGGATAACCAACTCGGGGTTTGCCGATGTCTTTATTGTCTATGCCAAAATCGATGGACAGCACTTTTCTGCTTTTATCGTCGAAAAGGATTTTCCAGGCGTGTCAACCGGCTCAGAGGAAAAGAAAATGGGTATTAAGGGTTCATCGACAAGAACCTTAATCTTTCAGGATGCCCTTATCCCGAAGGAAAATCTGCTTGGTGAGTATGGAAAGGGGCATGTGATTGCCTTTAATATTCTCAATATCGGTCGCTATAAGCTAGGTGTTGGGGCAGTCGGGGCGGCGAAGCGTGCCTTTGAGTTGACTGTTCAGTATACAAACCAGCGGCAGCAGTTTAAGCAGCATCTTTCAAGCTTCCATTTGACGAAAGAAAAATTAGCTACAATGGCATCCAGATTATATGCCGCTGAAAGCTCCGTGTACCGGACTGTGGGTTTATTTGAAGAACGAATGAGTAGCCTGTCCACAAAAGAGATTAACGACGGTCGGGAAGTGGCGAAGTCGATTGCAGAGTATGCGATTGAATGCTCGATAAATAAAGTATTTGCCTCCGAGATGCTTGATTATCTGGCGGATGAAGGCGTGCAGCTCCATGGCGGTTATGGGTATATGCAGGAATATGAAATCGAACGAATTTATCGGGATTCAAGAATTAATCGAATTTTTGAAGGAACAAATGAAATTAACCGTCTGTTAATACCAGGAACCTTCATACGAAAGGCGGTAAAAGGGGAGCTGCCGCTCATCCAAAAAGCCAAGAGTCTGCAGAAAGAACTCATGGTGTTTATGCCCGAGGAGCCAGGGGAGGAACCGCTTGCCAAGGAAAAAAATTTGGTTGCGAATGCAAAAAGAATCGGTCTCTTAGCTTTAGGGCTGGCTTTGCAAAAATATGGCGAAGCCCTTGAAAAAGAGCAGGAGATATTGGTCAACATCGCGGATATCTTAATCCATACCTTTGCTATGGAGTCCGTTGTATTACGAACGGAAAAAGCGATTGCCAATACGGGCGCAGAGAAAAGCAGGCAGAAGCTTCTTTATACAGAAATTTTCTGCCAGGAGGCATTTCAAAAGATTGAGCAGGATGCGAAGGAAACGCTAATAGGGGTGGAGCAGGGTGACACATTAAGGATGATGCTGTCTGCTCTCCGCAAGTTTACTCGTCATACACCAATCAATGCTATAGCTAAGAAAAGAGATGCAGCGCAGAAAGTGATTGCTGCCGAGCGATTTACCGTTTGATTGTAACACCATCAGCGGGGCTTCCCTGCTGATGGTTTCATAATCAGAAGCTAATTTTTCTTTCATAGAATAATTTTAAATTAATTGGAGGATATTGATAAGAAAAGTAGAATAAATGTATAAGGTCTATTTATGACCTTATGTTTTCAAGAAAAAGTATGCTGATATTTGGACAAGCTAGATATGAGGTGATGAATTGGCACTTACGTTGTATTGGTACCCTAAATGCGGTACATGTAGAAAAGCAAAAAAGTGGTTGGATGACCGCGAAGTGAAGTATGAAGAAATACATATTGTTGACAATCCGCCGTCACGCGCTGAGCTGGAAACGATGTACAAGAACAGTGGCCTTGAAATCAAAAAGTTCTTTAATACAAGCGGTCAAAAGTACCGTGAGCTCGGGATGAAGGATCGAATCAAGGAAGCATCTGAAGAAGAGCTGCTTGATTTATTAGCATCAGACGGAATGTTAATTAAACGTCCAATTGTAACAGACTCTGAAAAGGTAACCGTTGGCTTTAAGGAAGAGCAATTTGCTGAAACCTGGGGTTAAGGCTTAAAATGAAATAGGACTGCAGGTCATAAATGGTCAAAAACATAAAAGCTGGAGGGATAGGAATGAATGCACCAAAAGAATTACGTTACTCCGAAGAGCATGAATGGGTAAAGGTTGAGGGTGACAAGGTACGTGTCGGTATTACTGAGTTTGCACAGCATGAGCTTGGTGATATTGTATTTGTCGAGCTTCCTGAACCAGGAGATGAACTAAAGGTAAATGAGCCGTTCGGAAGTGTTGAGTCTGTAAAAACGGTTTCTGAGCTATATGCTCCAATCAGCGGGAAAGTTGTGGAAGTTAATGAAGACTTGGCAGATGACCCACAATTTGTCAATGAATCCCCTTATGAAAAGGCATGGATGGTCGTGATTGAGCCGACAGATCTGTCAGAGATTGATCAATTAATGACGGCAGAGCAATATGAGGAAATGACCAAGGAAGACTAAAATTCGAGCAGACTGCGCCTTATGGGCGCATTCTGTATTTAAAGGGGGAAATGGGAATTTTAGGTCATGATAAGGTGATTATTGTCGAGGGAACGACAGATAAAAGAAAAGTGAAGACCATTATCAAAGAACCGATTGATATCCTTTGTACAAATGGAACGATTAGCGCTACGCTTTTAGATGAATGGAGTGATACATTATTTGATAAAGATGTCTATGTATTAGTGGATGCAGATGAAGCCGGCGAGAAGCTTCGCCGGAAGTTAAAGCGAGAATTTCCACTGGCAGAGCATCTTTATATTGATAAAATGTATCGGGAAGTAGCAAGTGCACCAGAATTCCATTTGGCAGCCATTCTCATCGCTGCCGATATCGAGGTTCACGCACAATACTTAGACAGAGGTTAACGTAATGGATGAATGGAGCAGAGAGAAACTAGAAGGTTTTATCGAGAATCAAGGCTCAGGATTAATCTATTTGTATACGCCCTTTTGCGGGACATGCCAGGTAGCGGGTAAAATGCTATCTGTTGCGGAGGAGTTAATACCTGAAATCGCAGTAGGCAGGATTAATTTGAATTATATGTCGGAACTGGCAAGGCAATGGGAAGTTGAGAGTGTACCGTGTTTAGTCTTTCTACAGGAAGGTATCATGGTTGATAAACTCTATGCTTTTCAATCCGTTCCGTTTCTATTACAAAAAATTAAATCATGTTTTTAGACATCCGTATTAAAAGGGGTGGAGGACTTGCGCTAGCTAATAGATCCTCCACCCTTTTGATGTGTTGTACTAAAAGAAAGGGATAAGAGAATGACTCACCATAAGCAGGAATTTTGCGCAGCTGCAGTGAATATATACTTAAAATGTGAGTAAAGCAGGGTGGTGGTTCAGAATGATAGAGCAAGTAATAAGCTGGCTTAGTGAAGTGAACCGAAAACAAGGTGTCCGGCTTCTGATTCGCAATATTCGATTCTCCTTTGCTGTGAAGACTGAGCAGGACGAGCTATATGTGAAAATTGATGATGGTCTCGTTGCCCTTCATGAAGCAGGGGAGTCGTCATCAGCTGGAAAAAGAATCGAAGTGTCGTCTGACGTTTTACATTCCATTCTAACTGGTGAAAGAAAGCTCAGAGAAGCGGTGAAGTATCGAGAAGCAGCGACGACATGTACTTTCCGTGAGCTTTTATTACTGGAATCCTTGTTTTTTTTAGCAAAACCCGACAAAACTCATATACTTAATAAAAATTTATCGAAATAATTGACGAATATTTCGTAATCATGGTAATATTTCATTATCAATTAAATAGTTTCTTATCAAGAGCGGTGGAGGGACTGGCCCGATGAAGCCCAGCAACCGGGGAAACACGGTGCTAAATCCAGCAGAGTGAAAGACTCTGACAGATAAGGAGAGACGACGAAGCCCTTCTTCCTGTGATAGAAGGCTTTTTTTGTATCTTCTAACTACTTTATATGAAATGGGAGAGATGAAGATGTCAGAAACTGAGAAAAACTATCGTTTAGAAACATTAGGGATTCATGGAGGACTTCAGCCTGATCCGGTAACAGGTGCAAGAGTGGTACCGATTTATCAAAACAATGCCTATCAATTTAAAAATACGGACCATGCCGCTAACTTATTCGCTCTTGCAGAGCCAGGCTATATCTATACCCGGATTCACAATCCTACTGTCACCGTGTTTGAAGAAAGAATGGCTTTATTAGAGGGTGGAATCGGTGCGCTTGCGACTGCCAGTGGCATGGCTGCCATTACGCTTGCCATATTAAATATTGCGGAAGCCGGAGATGAAATTGTCGCTGCCTCCAATCTATATGGCGGTACATATAATCTGTTCGCTGTTACCCTGCCAAAATATGGCATCAAGGTAAGCTTTGTCGATCCAGAGGATCCAGAAAACTTCCGCTCAGCGATCACCGAGAAAACGAAGGCTGTGTTTGCTGAAACAATCGGTAACCCAAGCCTGAAGGTGCTAGACATTGAGAAAGTGGCTGAAATTGCTCATGAAGCAGGCGTGCCGCTGATTATTGACAATACGTTTGCAACGCCGTATCTATGCCGTCCGATTGAATTTGGTGCAGATATTGTCGTTCATTCGGCAACCAAATGGTTATTAGGTAATGGAACGACAACAGGCGGAATTATCGTCGATGGTGGTAAATTTGATTGGAATTCACCGAAGTTCCCTGGCTTTACAGAGCCTGATGACAGCTATCACGGTCTTGTATATGCGGAAGCAGTTGGTGCTGCAGCTTATATTACAAAAGCACGTGTGCAACTTCTACGTGATATGGGACCTGCTTTAAGCCCGCAAAATGCTTTCTATTTCGTTCTTGGACTGGAAACATTGCATGTAAGAATGAAGGAGCATGTGGCGAATGCTGTAAAGGTAACCGAGTATTTAGAAAACCACCCTGGCGTCGACTGGGTTCTATACCCTGGTAGTGAAAGCAGTGCGGATAAAGCACTTGTGGAGAAATATTTACCAAAGGGCGCTGGCTCTATGATCGTTTTTGGCATCAAAGGCGGCAGAGAGGCTGGAGCAAAGCTCATTAACAATATTGAACTTTGGGCACATGTGGCGAATGTCGGTGATGCAAAGAGCCTGATCATTCATCCAGCTAGTACAACTCACCAGCAGCTTGACGCAGAAGGCTTGCAAGCAGCCGGTGTAACAGAGGATTTAATCCGTCTTTCTGTTGGAATTGAAAATGTTGAGGATTTAATTGATGATTTAGAGCAGGCTATTCAAAAGGCAACTGGAGAGACTTCACGATAAGCGGTAAGGACGAATTAGATTAAACTATTATTATAGTAGAATATGAATATTTGTTGACACCCTTTTCTATCCATGATACGATATCACTCGTAATTGTCAGAGAAATTGATATCTTTGAACTTAATATACAGGTTTGCTCTTATCAAGAGAGGTGGAGGGATGTGCCCGATGAAACCCGGCAACCGTCAATTGCTAATGGTCAATTGACACGGTGCCAATTCACACAAAGCGCTTGAGCTTTGATAGATGAGAGAAAGGTAGCAACAGCCTAGTGCCTTTCTGCTCATATGCGGAAAGGCATTTATTTGTATAAAAGCTAATGATTAACCTAATTTCTGTTAAGCAGAATGGGATATTCTATGGATAGTAAAGGGGTGAAATCACGATGATTTCAATCAAGAATGTAAAAAAAATATTCTCTACAAGGCAAGGCAATGTGACAGCCGTTACAGATGTTAATCTTGAAATTAAAGAAGGCGAAATATTTGGTGTCATTGGCTATAGTGGTGCCGGAAAAAGTACACTCATTAGAATGCTGAATGGTCTGGAGCTCCCTTCTGACGGAACGGTTACGGTCGCAGATAAACAGGTATCACATATAAAAGGGGCTAAGCTGAGAGAAGCCCGCCAAGAAATCAGCATGATTTTCCAGCATTTTAATCTTTTATGGTCGAGAACGGTAAGAGAAAATATCTCCTTCCCGCTTGAAATTGCCGGGGTTTCGAAGCAAAAGCGTATGAAAAGAGTCGATGAGCTGATTCAGCTTGTTGGACTTCAAGGCAGAGAGGATTCCTATCCGTCACAGCTAAGCGGTGGTCAAAAGCAAAGGGTTGGGATTGCAAGAGCACTTGCTAACAATCCAAAGGTATTATTATGTGATGAAGCGACATCAGCGCTTGATCCAGAAACAACAGATCAAATTTTGGAGCTGTTGGTTGATATTAACAAAAGACTTGGATTAACGATTGTCCTAATCACCCATGAGATGCATGTCATTCGAAAGATTTGTCATCGTGTTGCCGTCATGGATGCAGGGAAAGTGGTAGAAATGGGCACAGTATTAGAGGTCTTTAAAAATCCGCAGCAGGCCATTACGAAGCGCTTTGTTCAGCAGGTGACAGAGCCTGAGGAGACAAAAGCAACCATTGATCATTTGCTTTCAGAGTATCATTCCGGAAGAGTGGTTCAGCTTACCTTTATTGGTGATGGTGCTGAAAAGCCATTAATCACCAATTTAATCCGGCATTTTGAGATTACGATTAATATTCTTCAGGGGAAAATCTCGCAAACACAAAATGGGGCCTATGGGACCTTGTTTATCCACCTTGATGGGGAAAATAGCGAAATTGAAAAAGCCATTGAGTATATCGATACACAGCAGGTTGGCTTGGAGGTGATGCCGAATGCTTAATCAATGGTTCCCAAATGTGAACTGGGAAAAAATGTGGGAAGCGACAAATGAAACCTTATATATGACAGGGATTTCCACTCTTGCTACGTTTATTCTTGGTATTATTCTAGGATTACTATTATTTTTAACAGCAAAGGGGAATTTATGGCAGAATTACGCCATTAATAAAGTAATTAGTGCCGTGGTGAATATCTTTCGCTCGATTCCGTTTATCATCTTGATTGTTCTATTAATTCCTTTTACAAAGCTGGTATTTGGAACGATGATTGGTGAAAATGCGGCATTACCGGCCTTGATTATCGGTTCAGCGCCATTTTATGCCCGTATGGTAGAAATTGGCCTTCGGGAAATTGATAAAGGGGTCATTGAAGCAGCAAGGTCAATGGGAGCGAAAACCTCGACGATTATTTGGAAGGTATTAATTCCGGAATCACTTCCGGCTCTCATCTCAGGGATTACCGTTACAGCCATTTCATTGGTTGGTTTTACGGCCATGGCAGGTGTCATCGGTGCGGGAGGACTAGGAAACCTAGCCTATCTTGAAGGGTTCCAGCGCAGCCGTTTCGATGTTACGTTAATGGCCACGATTATTGTTCTTGTGATTGTATTTATCATCCAATTTATTGGAGATATTATAACAACTAAAATAGATAAAAGGTAAAGGGGATGTCAAAATGAAAAAGTGGTTAACTGCATTATTCTCATTAGTGTTTGTACTTGTGCTGGCAGCTTGCGGCGGTGCGGCAGATGAAAGTAAGGACGATTCTTCAGCAGATTCAAAAGAAGAAACGAAAAAGCTTGTAATCGGTGCATCTAATGTACCACATGCTGAAATTCTGGAAGAGGCTAAGCCTATTTTAGAGGAAAAGGGAATTGAGCTTCAAATTGAAACATTCCAGGATTATGTGCTTCCAAATCAGGCCCTAGATTCAAAGGATCTTGATGCAAACTTTTTTCAGCATATCCCATATTTTGAAAATCAAATGAAGGAAAATAATTATGATTTTGCCAATGCGGGTGGGATCCACATCGAGCCAATTGGTATTTATTCCAAGAAGTATAAATCTTTAAGTGATCTACCAGAGAAAGCACAGGTGATTATCAGTAACTCTGTGGCAGACCATGGACGTGTACTTTCCTTGTTAGAACAAGAAGGCTTAATTACCTTAAAAGACGGCATTGATAAAACAGCAGCTACATTAGAGGATATTGTGGAAAATCCTCGAAACCTAGAATTTGACACAGAGTATGCAGCAGAGCTACTGCCACAAATTTATAATAACGACGAGGGTGACATTGTACTAATCAATTCCAACTTTGCCATTGATGCTGGCTTAAATCCACTTGAGGATTCCATTGCCATCGAAGACAGTGAATCACCATATGTCAACATTATTGCTGTTCGCAGCGGAGACGAAAATAAAGAAGAAATCAAAACGTTAGTTGAAGTGTTACGCTCAAAGGAAATTCAAGATTTTATTTTAGAACAATATGAAGGTGCAGTTGTACCTGTATCTGAGTAAAAGGCATCATAGTAAAGCCGCAGCGCTGCCATCCATAAGGATGGTGGAGCTGTGGCTTTACGTTTTTTTTACAATAACAAAATGGGTCTTGCAAGCCAAGCGGGGATGTTTTTATCCACGAAAATAGCCGAGAATGTAAGAAAAGTGTCGAACGATATGAATGAATAACCAAAAAACGGGAAAAATCGCCGAAAATGGGTTATTTT of the Bacillus tuaregi genome contains:
- a CDS encoding methionine ABC transporter permease; translation: MLNQWFPNVNWEKMWEATNETLYMTGISTLATFILGIILGLLLFLTAKGNLWQNYAINKVISAVVNIFRSIPFIILIVLLIPFTKLVFGTMIGENAALPALIIGSAPFYARMVEIGLREIDKGVIEAARSMGAKTSTIIWKVLIPESLPALISGITVTAISLVGFTAMAGVIGAGGLGNLAYLEGFQRSRFDVTLMATIIVLVIVFIIQFIGDIITTKIDKR
- a CDS encoding methionine ABC transporter ATP-binding protein; the protein is MISIKNVKKIFSTRQGNVTAVTDVNLEIKEGEIFGVIGYSGAGKSTLIRMLNGLELPSDGTVTVADKQVSHIKGAKLREARQEISMIFQHFNLLWSRTVRENISFPLEIAGVSKQKRMKRVDELIQLVGLQGREDSYPSQLSGGQKQRVGIARALANNPKVLLCDEATSALDPETTDQILELLVDINKRLGLTIVLITHEMHVIRKICHRVAVMDAGKVVEMGTVLEVFKNPQQAITKRFVQQVTEPEETKATIDHLLSEYHSGRVVQLTFIGDGAEKPLITNLIRHFEITINILQGKISQTQNGAYGTLFIHLDGENSEIEKAIEYIDTQQVGLEVMPNA
- a CDS encoding MetQ/NlpA family ABC transporter substrate-binding protein; the encoded protein is MKKWLTALFSLVFVLVLAACGGAADESKDDSSADSKEETKKLVIGASNVPHAEILEEAKPILEEKGIELQIETFQDYVLPNQALDSKDLDANFFQHIPYFENQMKENNYDFANAGGIHIEPIGIYSKKYKSLSDLPEKAQVIISNSVADHGRVLSLLEQEGLITLKDGIDKTAATLEDIVENPRNLEFDTEYAAELLPQIYNNDEGDIVLINSNFAIDAGLNPLEDSIAIEDSESPYVNIIAVRSGDENKEEIKTLVEVLRSKEIQDFILEQYEGAVVPVSE